The following are encoded in a window of Arthrobacter antioxidans genomic DNA:
- a CDS encoding TadE family protein, whose product MTFPLVDPSTSRERREDRERGAAVVDFALVGGLLTVVFIAIIQLTLVLHVRNTLIDAAASGARYGTLADRSPQDAVGRTEDLIRGSLADAYGSDVSVGESTVGGVRTLEVVVRAPLPVIGLVGPAGIMEVRGHAALPS is encoded by the coding sequence ATGACCTTCCCGCTGGTCGATCCGAGCACGAGTCGCGAGCGCCGCGAGGACCGGGAGCGCGGTGCCGCCGTCGTCGACTTCGCCCTGGTCGGAGGTCTGCTGACGGTCGTCTTCATCGCGATCATCCAGCTGACGCTCGTCCTGCACGTGCGGAACACGCTGATCGATGCCGCCGCCTCGGGAGCCCGCTACGGGACGCTCGCGGACCGCTCCCCGCAGGACGCCGTCGGACGTACTGAGGATCTCATCCGGGGGTCGCTCGCCGATGCCTACGGGTCCGACGTCTCGGTCGGTGAGAGCACGGTCGGCGGCGTGAGGACCCTCGAGGTGGTCGTCCGCGCTCCGCTGCCCGTCATCGGACTGGTCGGACCGGCAGGGATCATGGAGGTGCGCGGCCATGCTGCGCTCCCGTCCTGA
- a CDS encoding type II secretion system F family protein: protein MTPALALAMLCGLLLGTGLWLVVVRLPAMRATTLTQRIAPQLRAVDLRSRLLADAPGNVTPFGPLERIVRPLLADAVAWSHRFNPAAATLERRLAQAGRAQTAADFRAQQLLWAAGGLAASTLVTVLLAASGSVNVPLAVVIVLACAVLGFVGRDHVLSSEVKRREARMLAEFPSLAELMALAVSAGESTTGALERICRTATGELAGEFALVLAATRAGKPLVEALQEFSHRTRLAPLARFVDGITVAVQRGTPLADVLRAQAQDVRDLAKRELMESAGKKEIAMMVPLVFGVLPLTVLFAVYPGIALINLGF, encoded by the coding sequence ATGACACCGGCGCTCGCGCTGGCGATGCTGTGCGGTCTCCTGCTCGGTACAGGCCTATGGCTGGTCGTCGTCCGGCTCCCGGCCATGCGTGCCACAACCCTGACGCAGCGCATCGCACCCCAACTCCGCGCGGTGGACCTGCGGTCCAGGCTGCTCGCGGACGCGCCGGGCAACGTCACGCCCTTCGGGCCGCTCGAGCGGATCGTGCGCCCCCTGCTCGCCGACGCCGTGGCGTGGTCGCACCGCTTCAACCCGGCGGCCGCAACCCTCGAGCGCAGGCTCGCCCAGGCCGGCCGTGCGCAGACCGCCGCGGACTTCCGGGCTCAGCAGCTGCTCTGGGCCGCGGGCGGACTCGCCGCATCGACGCTGGTCACGGTGCTCCTGGCGGCCTCGGGGTCGGTCAACGTGCCGCTCGCCGTCGTGATCGTCCTCGCCTGCGCCGTCCTGGGGTTCGTCGGCCGCGACCACGTCCTCTCGTCCGAGGTCAAGAGACGCGAGGCCCGCATGCTCGCCGAGTTCCCGAGCCTCGCGGAGCTCATGGCCCTGGCCGTCTCGGCGGGGGAGAGCACGACCGGCGCGCTCGAGCGCATCTGCAGGACGGCGACGGGGGAGTTGGCCGGCGAGTTCGCCCTCGTGCTCGCCGCGACGCGCGCGGGCAAGCCGCTCGTGGAGGCCCTGCAGGAGTTCTCGCACCGCACACGCCTCGCCCCGCTCGCGCGGTTCGTCGACGGCATCACGGTCGCGGTCCAGCGCGGAACGCCGCTCGCGGACGTCCTCCGCGCCCAGGCGCAGGACGTCCGCGACCTGGCGAAGCGCGAGCTGATGGAATCCGCCGGCAAGAAGGAGATCGCGATGATGGTGCCGCTGGTGTTCGGTGTCCTTCCGCTGACCGTCCTCTTCGCCGTCTACCCGGGCATCGCCCTGATCAACCTCGGCTTCTGA